The following nucleotide sequence is from Caldicellulosiruptor saccharolyticus DSM 8903.
TGTAGTTTTGGAGCATCATGGAGCCTGTTGTCAACCAAAATAGCAGCAATAAAAGTTTGGCACATTTTAAAAATCCCTCCCTTTAAATTTATAATCGGTATTTTGAAAGCTCTTCTTTAAATACATTTGAAAGATTCTCAAGATCAGCTACTTTTGTCAAAAGGTCTTTGATGCTCTCTGCGTACATAGAGATTGAAGCTGCCATCTCCTGAGCTGATGCCGAGTTTTCTTGTGAGATTGCAGAAAGTGAGGTAATTGTTTCAAAGACAGAAGAAATCCTTTCTGCCTCAGAAGACAAGGTTTCTATCTGAGAAATTAAAGTCTCAACCACGTTAGATATTCTCTCGATATTTTGGCTGTTCTTATTCACAACCTCATTCAAAGTGGATTCGCTTTTAACAAGCTTTTCAAACTGCTGTGTTAAAGTAGTAGAAAGCATTTCAACCTCTTCTACAAATGTCTTTAAACTCTTGTTGATTGTCTTAGCAAAAGACATTGTACTGTCTGCAAGTTTTCTGATTTCGTCTGCCACAACCGCAAACCCAACACCAACATTTCCTGCCCTTGCTGCCTCAATTGATGCATTTAGCGCAAGCATATTTATCTGATTTGAAATCTCAGCAACAGTTGATGTAATCTTCATAACCTCATTAGCTTCTTCAGATAGCTTTGAACCTTTTTGAACTATCTCAGAAAACTCAGTAGAAAGAAGATTGATGTCTTTTGCAGCACTTAAAATATCTTTGCCTGAATTGTTAAGCGTCTGGTTTACATCAGCAAGGACATCTTTTGTTTGAATTTGTTGAGATACAATTGACTTTAAATTTTCTATATTTTCATTTAAAATGGTAACAGCTTTTTCGATTTCCTCTGCCTGATGAACAGCACCTTGGGCCACGTCATTTACAATTCCAGAAACAGAGTCTGAAAGATTTTTCATCTTATCAGCAATCTCTTTGATGTTTTTTGAAAAGTTATAAATCTCATCACTTCCACCTTTTAGCAAAAGCAAATCCTTTTTGATAGAAGACTTTGTTATTGCGACAATCTTTGAAAAGTCTTCAAGCTTGTCATTTGTCTTTATGAAAAGTGAGCCACTAAAATCAAGGTTTTTAAGAGAGCTGAGCTCAT
It contains:
- a CDS encoding heme NO-binding domain-containing protein, encoding MKGTVVLTWLETIGNIWGDDVKRYAEKGIGLDDSTIISPTDDIDDSLVHKMIERACEKANILPQQMWREIGKNNIKTFSKWFPSYFQRLSLKGFLEYMDDVHSQLTRMIKGANPPRILFEEISANEAYITYVSKRGFYDYFLGLLEGSAAFFNEKLDFEEIERFKDEEGFYHLKIRIRFEKTNRKVKKAQFNIIAGLGFIRSLEFKISIFSTIAVIILSFLFDPNKEEYANHLLMAGLTFITTFIAAFFILRPLKPIKDELSSLKNLDFSGSLFIKTNDKLEDFSKIVAITKSSIKKDLLLLKGGSDEIYNFSKNIKEIADKMKNLSDSVSGIVNDVAQGAVHQAEEIEKAVTILNENIENLKSIVSQQIQTKDVLADVNQTLNNSGKDILSAAKDINLLSTEFSEIVQKGSKLSEEANEVMKITSTVAEISNQINMLALNASIEAARAGNVGVGFAVVADEIRKLADSTMSFAKTINKSLKTFVEEVEMLSTTLTQQFEKLVKSESTLNEVVNKNSQNIERISNVVETLISQIETLSSEAERISSVFETITSLSAISQENSASAQEMAASISMYAESIKDLLTKVADLENLSNVFKEELSKYRL